One window of Triticum dicoccoides isolate Atlit2015 ecotype Zavitan chromosome 5A, WEW_v2.0, whole genome shotgun sequence genomic DNA carries:
- the LOC119299801 gene encoding alcohol dehydrogenase 3-like gives MGKVVIPRNIVESNEEGVTEFVPDDHVLPVFIGQCKECAHYNFCDLYRINVDRGMLIDLEGLAKTAKGLRVAIFSLGFPAKKFCCTDFVNPKDHTKQCMRYGWGMVRLVGVPHKEVAFNTHLMNFLSGKTLKGAFFGNYKPHTNLLDVVKIYTRKELELEKFITHDGPF, from the exons ATGGGCAAAGTGGTGATC CCTCGCAACATTGTTGAGAGCAATGAAGAGGGCGTGACCGAGTTCGTGCCAGATGACCATGTCCTGCCAGTGTTCATTGGCCAGTGCAAGGAATGTGCTcactataatttttgtgacctctaCAGGATCAATGTTGACCGGGGCATGCTGATAG ATTTAGAAGGCCTCGCAAAAACGGCAAAGGGTTTGAGGGTGGCGATTTTTAGCCTTGGATTT CCAGCTAAGAAATTTTGCTGCACCGACTTTGTAAACCCAAAGGATCACACCAAGCAGTGCATGAGGTAT GGGTGGGGCATGGTTAGGCTGGTGGGTGTCCCACACAAGGAGGTGGCATTCAATACCCACCTGATGAACTTCCTAAGTGGCAAGACCTTGAAAGGTGCCTTCTTTGGGAACTACAAGCCACACACCAACCTCCTAGATGTTGTCAAGATTTACACGAGGAAGGAGCTGGAGCTGGAGAAGTTCATCACGCACGACGGACCTTTCTAA
- the LOC119299800 gene encoding alcohol dehydrogenase 3-like: MGKVVIPRNIVESNEEGVTEFVPDDHVLPVFIGQCKECAHYNFCDLYRINVDRGMLIDLEGLAKTAKGLRVAIFSLGFPAKKFCCTDFVNPKDHTKHCMRYRWGMVRLVGVPHKEVAFNTHLMNFLSGKTLKGAFFGNYKPHTNLLDVVKIYARKELELEKFITHDGPF; this comes from the exons ATGGGCAAAGTGGTGATC CCTCGCAACATTGTTGAGAGCAATGAAGAGGGCGTGACCGAGTTCGTGCCAGATGACCATGTCCTGCCAGTGTTCATTGGCCAGTGCAAGGAATGTGCTcactataatttttgtgacctctaCAGGATCAATGTTGACCGGGGCATGCTGATAG ATTTAGAAGGCCTCGCAAAAACGGCAAAGGGTTTGAGGGTGGCGATTTTTAGCCTTGGATTT CCAGCTAAGAAATTTTGCTGCACCGACTTTGTAAACCCAAAGGATCACACCAAGCACTGCATGAGGTAT CGGTGGGGCATGGTTAGGCTGGTGGGTGTCCCACACAAGGAGGTGGCATTCAATACCCACCTGATGAACTTCCTAAGTGGCAAGACCTTGAAAGGTGCCTTCTTTGGGAACTACAAGCCGCACACCAACCTCCTAGATGTTGTCAAGATTTACGCGAGGAAGGAGCTGGAGCTGGAGAAGTTCATCACGCACGACGGACCTTTCTAA